Genomic window (Rathayibacter sp. VKM Ac-2760):
CGGCGGGGGTGACCACGGCGGGCGGGACGACGTGGATGCGGTTGTCGGCGGTGAAGGGCAGCAGGCCGCGGGACAGCAGATCGGACTTGAGGCGGCCGACCGCGGCGGCGGGCAGCGGCTCGCGGGTCGCCCGGTCGGTGACGAGCTCGAGCGCCCAGAAGACGCCGGAGCCGCGGACCTCGCCGATCAGGTCGTGCTTCGCCTCCAGCGCCGCCAGGCCCGGGGCGAGGTGCTCGGAGCCGATGGTCTTCGCGTTGTCGACGATGCCCTCCTCCGCCATGGCCTCGAGGGTCGCGACGACGCTCGCGGCGGCGAGCGGGTGACCGGAGTAGGTGAGCCCGCCCGGGAAGACGCGCTCGTCGAAGTGGTGCGCGATCGGGTCGTCGATGAGGACGCCGCCGATCGGCACGTAGCCGGAGTTGACGCCCTTGGCGAAGGTGATCAGGTCGGGTCGCACGTCGAAGGCGTCGAAGGCGAACCACTCGCCGGTGCGGCCGAAGCCGGCCATCACCTCGTCGAGGATCAGCAGGATGCCGTAGCGGTCGGCGAGCGCCCGGACGCCGGCCAGATAGCCGGGCGGCGGCGTGAGGATGCCGGCGGTGCCGGGGATCGTCTCGAGCAGCAGCGCGGCGATCGACTCCGGGCCCTCCGCCTGCACGACGCGCTCGAGGTGGTGCAGCGCGCGCTCGCACTCCTGCTCGGGCGTCTCGGCCCAGAACTCGGAGCGGTAGAGGTAGGGCCCGAAGGCGTGCACGTGGCCGCGGGCGTACTCGTTGGGGATGCGGCGCCAGTCGCCGGTGGAGACGATCGCGGCGCCGGTGTTGCCGTGGTACGAGCGGTAGAACGAGACGACCTTGTCGCGGCCGGTGTAGAGCCGCGCCATCCGGATCGCGTTCTCGTTGGCGTCCGCGCCGCCGTTGGTGAAGAAGACCTTCTCGAAGCCCTCGGGGGCGCGCTCGGTGATCAGGCGTGCCGCCTCCGCGCGGGTCTCGTTCGCGAAGGCGGGCCCGACGGTGGTGAGCACCGCGGCCTGCGCCTGGATCGCGGCGACGACCTTCGGGTGCTGGTAGCCGATGTTCACGTTGACGAGCTGGCTGGAGAAGTCGAGGTAGCGCGTGCCGTCGACGTCCCAGACCTCGGCGCCGAGGCCGCCGGCGATCGGCAGCGGATTCAGCGCGCCCTGCGCCGACCAGGAGTGGAACACCCGCGAGCGGTCGGCGGCGGTGACGGAGGCGTTGGTGCTGCCCGAGGGAGTCGTGTCCGAGGAGGTCGTGTCCGAGAGCGTCATGCCTCCATCGTGCCGCGCGGCGGCACGTCGCGGTCGGCCCGCTTTGTCGAAGCCTCCGCCCTACGATGGACAGAACGTCGAATCCGATCCCGAACGGAGCCGCCCGTGCCCGCGACCGTCCGCGATCTGCTCGCCGAGCCGGCCTTCCGCCTGCACGTCCTCGCCGGTGTCCACGACGAGGCGGCGCTCGACGCCCCGCTGGTCTGGGCGCACTCCTCCGACCTGATCGACCCGACGCCGTGGCTCGAGTCGGGCCAGCTGCTGCTCACCGACGGCGTGCACTTCTCGAGCGAGCAGGGCACCGGGGAGCAGGGCGCCGACTTCTCGGAGGCGTACGTCGCGCGGCTGCGCGGCCGCGGCATCCGGGCCCTCGGCTTCGCGACCGGCATCGTGCACGACGAGGTGCCGGAGCCGCTCGTGGCGGCCTGCGCGCGGCAGGGACTGCCGCTGCTCGAGGTCGCCGACCGCACGCCGTTCATGGGGATCATCCGCTTCGTCGCGGACGTCATCTCGCGGGAGCAGCGCGAGCGGCTCGAGTGGTCGCTGGAGGCGCAGCGCCGCGTCGCGCGGGCGGCTCTGCGCCCGGACGGGCTCGCGGCGATCCTGTCGGAGCTGGAGCGGCAGCTGGACTGCTGGGTCGCCCTCTACGACGCGGTCGGTCAGCGCGTGCACCTGCCGACGCGGCTCGACGTGCCGGAGGCGGCGGAGCGCTCGGTCGCGGCGGCCGTGCGCCAGGCGCTCTCCCGCGGCAGCCGGGCGGGGCTCCGCCTCGACGACGGCGGCGGCGTCACCCTGCAGACGCTCGGGCAGCGCGATCACCTGCGCGGGGTGCTCGCGGTCGGCACCGGCACGCCGCTCGACCCCGCGGGCAACGATCTGGTCGCGAGCGTGATCGGGCTGGCGAGCATCGCGCTGGAGCAGCGCCGCGCCCTCGACACCTCCCGGCGGCAGCTGCGCTCGGGGCTGCTGGAGCTGCTCGCCGCGGGCGCCTTCGACGTCGCGGCGCGCACGGCGCGGCAGCTCTGGGGCACGCTGCCGGCCGAGCCGGTGCGGGTGAGCGTGCTGAGCGAGCCGGTGCGCGGCGACTCGCTGCTCGACGAGCTGGAGGTGTTCGCGGAGGAGAACGGCGCGCGGCTGTTCTTCGCCGAGCGCGACGAGACCCTCGTGGTGATCACCGGCGCGGAGGATCTGGAGCTGATCGCGGGGGTGCTCGAGCGGCACGGTGCGCGGGCGGGGGCGTCGGCGCCGATCGCGTGGTCGGAGCTGGACCGCGGGCTGACCGAGGCGCGGCGCGCGGCGGAGCGGGCGAGCGCGGCGCAACCGCTGCTCCGCTTCGAGGAGGTGACCGCGGAGGGGATGCGCGGCCTGCTCGCCGCCGCGGGTGCCGAGCCGCTCGCCCGCCGGCTGCTCGCGCCGCTGCTCACCCCCGAGGGCGCCGTGCTGCTCGAGAGCGCCCGCGTCTGGCTCCGCTGCAACGGCGCCTGGGAGCCGGCCGCCCGCGAGCTCGGCGTGCACCGGCACACGCTCCGCAACCGCATCACGGCGGCGGAGCGGGCGCTGGGCGTCGACCTCGACGACGTGGAGGCGCGCACGGAGCTGTGGCTGGCGCTGAGCGTGCTCTGACGCGGGGTCTCGATACGCCGCTGCGCGGCTACTCGACCGGCGGGCAGTTCTTGCTGATCGAGTAGGACGCGGAGCGTCCGTATCGAGATCCACACCTCCCGGCGGCGTGCCTCAGTTCTGCGGGAAGCCCAGGTTGATCCCACCGTGGCTGGGGTCCAGCCACCGCGACGTGATCGCCTTCTGCTGCGTGAAGAACCGCACGCCCTCCGCCCCGTGCGCCTTCGTGTCGCCGAACAGCGACGACTTCCAGCCACCGAACGAGAACGTCGCCACCGGCACCGGGATCGGCACGTTGATGCCGATCATCCCGACCTCGACCTCGTTCTGGAAGCGCCGCGCGGCCCCGCCGTCGTTCGTGAAGATCGCCGTCCCGTTGCCGAAGGCGCCGTTGTTGATCAGCGCCACGCCCTCCTCGTAGGAGGCGACGCGGACGATCGAGAGCACCGGTCCGAAGATCTCCTCCGTGTACGCCTTCGAGGTGACCGGGACGTCGTCGAGGAGCGTCGGTCCGAGCCAGAAGCCGTCGGCCGCGCCGTCGACCTCGATCCCGCGACCGTCGATGACGACCTTCGCGCCGTCCTCCTCGGCGATGGCGATGTAGGAGGCGACCTTGTCGCGGTGCGCCTCGGTCACGAGCGGGCCCATGTCGCAGCCGCGGCGCCCGTCGCCGATGCGCAGGGTCGCGGCGCGCTCCTGGATCTTCGCGATCAGCTCGTCCGCGACGGGCTCGACGGCGACGACGACCGAGATCGCCATGCAGCGCTCGCCCGCCGAGCCGAACCCGGCGTTGATCGCCGAGTCCGCGACGAGGTCGAGGTCCGCGTCCGGCAGCACCAGCATGTGGTTCTTCGCCCCGCCGAGCGCCTGCACGCGCTTGCCGTTGCGGGTGCCCGTCTCGTAGACGTACTGGGCGATCGGGGTGGAGCCGACGAAGGAGATCGACTTGACGTCGGGGTGCTCCAGCAGGCCGTCGACCGCGACCTTGTCGCCGTTCAGCACGGTGAAGACGCCGTCGGGGAGGCCGGCTTCCTTCCAGAGCGCACCGAGCCAGATCGCCGACGACGGGTCCTTCTCGGACGGCTTCACGACGACGGTGTTGCCGGCGGCGATCGCGATCGGGAAGAACCACATCGGCACCATCGCGGGGAAGTTGAACGGCGAGATGATCCCGACGACCCCCAGCGGCTGCTTCACGGAGTAGACGTCGACGCCGGTGGAGACCTGCTCCGAGTACTCGCCCTTGAGGTGGTGCGCGAGGCCGGTCGCGAACTCGACGACCTCCTGGCCACGGGTGATCTCGCCCATCGCGTCGGAGAGGACCTTGCCGTGCTCGGAGGTGATGATCTCGGCGAGCTCGCCCTTCTTGGCCTCGAGCAGCTCGCGGAACCGGAAGACGATCTGCTGGCGCTTGGCCAGCGAGGTGTCGCGCCAGGCGGGGAAGGCGGCCTTCGCGGAGGCGACGGCCGCGTCGATCTCGGCGGCGTCGGCGAGGGCGACCTCCTTGGTCACGACGCCGAGGGCCGGGTCGTAGACCGGCGCGGTGCGGCCCGAGGACGACGGCGAGGGGGCGCCGTCGATCCAGTGGCCGACGGTGGACAGCGAGGTGGCGGGCGACTCGGCGATGCTCATGGGGTCGAGGGTAGGCGGGGAGTGCGGGGGCTGTGCCGCGGATCTGTCCAGGCACCGGGAGGTCGGATGGACGGAGCGGCACGGCGGGTGGACTACTCGCTCGGCGCAGCCTCCGCCGCCGGCTCGAAGCGCGCCAGGGCCGCGGTGATGTTGTCGTGGCCGCCGCGCTCGTTCGCCCAGGCGACGAGCGCCTCCGCCAGCGCGACCGGGTCGCTGCCGACCCGTGCGGCGGCGTCGTGCAGCACGCCCGCGAGGTCCTCGGCGGGCGAGGCGTAGTTCCACAGGCCGTCGGAGCAGGCGAGCACCCAGCCGGGCTCGTCGAGCACGGTGGAGGCGAGGGTCGGCGACTCGTCGTGCGCGTCGGCGCCCAGCCACTTGGTGATGGCGTGCGCGTCGGGCGCCGTCTCGGCGTCTGCGCGCGGGACGCCGGCGGCGATCTGCTCCTGCGCCCAGGAGTCGTCGACGGTCAGCTGCCGGGCGGGGCCCGCGTCGGGGATCCAGTAGCTGCGGCTGTCGCCGACGTTGCCGGTGACGAGCAGCGCGCCGTCGAGGATCGCGGCCGTGAAGGTGCAGGACGGCGGGTTGTCGCGCTTCTCCGGCACCGCCGCGTCGATGGCTCCGGAGGCGCGCGCGACCGCCATCTGCAGCAGCGCGCCCCAGCGCTCGGCGCCGTGCACCTCGCCGCCGACCTCGGCGCGCAGCGCACTCAGCGCGGCCCGCGCGGCGGCGAGCGACGCGGTGTCGGAGTCGGGCGTCGAGGAGACGCCGTCGCAGACCACCAGCAGCGCGGTCCGGAGCCCGCCGTCCTCGCCGGCGGTCGCGCCGATCGCCATCGCGTCCTCGTTCGCCGCGTGCCGGATGCCGCGGTCGCAGACGCCGCCGACCAGCGGGTGCGGCGCCTCCGCCCAGTGCTCGCGCTCGGTCGGCGCGCGCTGACCGCACTGCTCGCAGTAGCCGTCGTCGGCGATCGCTCCCCCGCAGTGCACGCACGCGGTCGGCCCCTCGGTGCCCGCGGCGGGCGGGGGCGCGGCGGCCGGCACGATCAGCGTCGTCCCGCAGGCCTCGCAGAAGGCGTCGCCCGTCGAGACCGGCTCGCCGCAGTTCGGGCAGGGCGTGGACAGCGCGGGGCTCACGTCGCTCACGTCGCTCACATCGCTCACGTCGCTCACGTCAGCGTCCAGCGGCGCACGGCGTTCGCCCGGTCGACGAGCCGCAGGCGCTCCTCTTTCTCGCGGGTCGCGGCGGCGAGCGAGCGGTACGAGGTCTCGAGGCCGTCGCGGAGCGCGGGCTCGGTGGCCTCGATCCCGCCGATCGACGCGCCCTCGGCCGGGCCGTCGCGCTGGACGAGCTCGAGTGCCGACTCCAGCACCCCGGTCGTCAGCTCGAGCCGGGTGCGCGCGTCGATCGCGACCGTGTCGACGCTCGCCAGCGCCGCGGAGAGCGAGGGCAGTCCGCGTCCGGAGCCGGCCAGCAGCTCGGCGCGGCGGCGGCGGGCGTCGACGTACGAGGAGCGCGTCGGCGTGACGATGTCGAGCGCGTCCAGCGCGCCGTCGAGGTCGGCGCGGTGCTGCCGGACGCGCGCGAGGCCGAAGGCGGCCGGCGCGGTGTAGTTGGCGTCGGCGCGGGCGCAGATCACGTAGAGCGACTCCGCCACCTCGGGCTCGCCGCTCGAC
Coding sequences:
- a CDS encoding aspartate aminotransferase family protein — translated: MTLSDTTSSDTTPSGSTNASVTAADRSRVFHSWSAQGALNPLPIAGGLGAEVWDVDGTRYLDFSSQLVNVNIGYQHPKVVAAIQAQAAVLTTVGPAFANETRAEAARLITERAPEGFEKVFFTNGGADANENAIRMARLYTGRDKVVSFYRSYHGNTGAAIVSTGDWRRIPNEYARGHVHAFGPYLYRSEFWAETPEQECERALHHLERVVQAEGPESIAALLLETIPGTAGILTPPPGYLAGVRALADRYGILLILDEVMAGFGRTGEWFAFDAFDVRPDLITFAKGVNSGYVPIGGVLIDDPIAHHFDERVFPGGLTYSGHPLAAASVVATLEAMAEEGIVDNAKTIGSEHLAPGLAALEAKHDLIGEVRGSGVFWALELVTDRATREPLPAAAVGRLKSDLLSRGLLPFTADNRIHVVPPAVVTPAEVARGLSILDDALTAFSG
- a CDS encoding PucR family transcriptional regulator is translated as MPATVRDLLAEPAFRLHVLAGVHDEAALDAPLVWAHSSDLIDPTPWLESGQLLLTDGVHFSSEQGTGEQGADFSEAYVARLRGRGIRALGFATGIVHDEVPEPLVAACARQGLPLLEVADRTPFMGIIRFVADVISREQRERLEWSLEAQRRVARAALRPDGLAAILSELERQLDCWVALYDAVGQRVHLPTRLDVPEAAERSVAAAVRQALSRGSRAGLRLDDGGGVTLQTLGQRDHLRGVLAVGTGTPLDPAGNDLVASVIGLASIALEQRRALDTSRRQLRSGLLELLAAGAFDVAARTARQLWGTLPAEPVRVSVLSEPVRGDSLLDELEVFAEENGARLFFAERDETLVVITGAEDLELIAGVLERHGARAGASAPIAWSELDRGLTEARRAAERASAAQPLLRFEEVTAEGMRGLLAAAGAEPLARRLLAPLLTPEGAVLLESARVWLRCNGAWEPAARELGVHRHTLRNRITAAERALGVDLDDVEARTELWLALSVL
- a CDS encoding CoA-acylating methylmalonate-semialdehyde dehydrogenase, yielding MSIAESPATSLSTVGHWIDGAPSPSSSGRTAPVYDPALGVVTKEVALADAAEIDAAVASAKAAFPAWRDTSLAKRQQIVFRFRELLEAKKGELAEIITSEHGKVLSDAMGEITRGQEVVEFATGLAHHLKGEYSEQVSTGVDVYSVKQPLGVVGIISPFNFPAMVPMWFFPIAIAAGNTVVVKPSEKDPSSAIWLGALWKEAGLPDGVFTVLNGDKVAVDGLLEHPDVKSISFVGSTPIAQYVYETGTRNGKRVQALGGAKNHMLVLPDADLDLVADSAINAGFGSAGERCMAISVVVAVEPVADELIAKIQERAATLRIGDGRRGCDMGPLVTEAHRDKVASYIAIAEEDGAKVVIDGRGIEVDGAADGFWLGPTLLDDVPVTSKAYTEEIFGPVLSIVRVASYEEGVALINNGAFGNGTAIFTNDGGAARRFQNEVEVGMIGINVPIPVPVATFSFGGWKSSLFGDTKAHGAEGVRFFTQQKAITSRWLDPSHGGINLGFPQN
- a CDS encoding PP2C family serine/threonine-protein phosphatase, which produces MSDVSDVSDVSDVSPALSTPCPNCGEPVSTGDAFCEACGTTLIVPAAAPPPAAGTEGPTACVHCGGAIADDGYCEQCGQRAPTEREHWAEAPHPLVGGVCDRGIRHAANEDAMAIGATAGEDGGLRTALLVVCDGVSSTPDSDTASLAAARAALSALRAEVGGEVHGAERWGALLQMAVARASGAIDAAVPEKRDNPPSCTFTAAILDGALLVTGNVGDSRSYWIPDAGPARQLTVDDSWAQEQIAAGVPRADAETAPDAHAITKWLGADAHDESPTLASTVLDEPGWVLACSDGLWNYASPAEDLAGVLHDAAARVGSDPVALAEALVAWANERGGHDNITAALARFEPAAEAAPSE